The sequence TCCCGATGCAAGTCGTAATATCATAGCTAACAAGGGGTTTGGGATAAAAAGAACAACTTCAGGCTTCTGGGGTGAAAGCACCAAGGGAAGTCTTAACGTAAGATTTCCGAATACTCAACCATGCAAGAGTTTTAAGGCTGCAAGTTCTAAGTCTGGCATTGCACGCGCTGTTTACTCTCCCGACCTCGACCATGAGTCTCCGGTAATAACCTATATGCATGTTTCAATGATCATATTTTCATGAAgtgtattaaattattcaataactTTTCTTTATCATAATGAATAANATGGTAGACTTACGTGNGTNTTTTTGTCATAGTTACATGTTGGTGCATGGGATGTTCTCGTTTTGGTTACtgttgttgtttggtttgtTGGTTCTTTTGGATCCTAAATACTGACGTTGGGTTTGATTTTTCCCTTAGGCATTGGAGCGATCAGCTTTTCAGAGTTCAAAGGCAAACCCTGAAAATGTAGCTGCCATCATATTGGGTGGAGGTGCTGGAACTCGTCTCTTTCCTCTTACCCGCACAAGAGCCAAGCCCGCTGTATGgttttctaatttatataaacttCTTTAgaggtttttgttttgaattttgagaCACCGATGCATGCACTAACGTAAAGGATTCTCATGACAGTTCTTCCTTCAAGCAGTTGCAGGATTTCTGAATgtgatgaaatatatatatatatatatatatagcgcggagatattaattaataattatcaattttGCAGGTTCCCATTGGAGGGTGTTACAGACTGATAGATATTCCTATGAGCAATTGCATCAACAGTGGCATCAGGAAAGTGTACGTTTTAACTCAGTTCAATTCTTGCTCCCTCAATGCCCACCTGTCTCGCACCTATAATATTGGAAATGGAGTGAACTTTGGANGTGGTTTTGTGGAGGTAAgttatttgaagaaatttatcAGTGAAATCTAATTTACTTTACTGATCAAAGTTGGAGTAATTTACATGAAACAGGTCTTGGCTGCTACTCAAACTCCTGGAGAATCTGGGAGCAAATGGTTCCAAGGAACAGCTGATGCAGTGAGACGATTTACCTGGGTTTTTGAGGTAGATATTTTGAATATGCTACATGCATCTATTCTAAAATTGcttatttagttaaaatgaaTGTGTGTGTGGATGATTATTAAGCAGGATGCCAAGAACAAGAATATTGAAAACATAATGATAATTTCTGGTGACCATCTTTGCCNGATGGACTATATGCAGCTTGTGGAGGTACAACTTAATTTCTCAGCTAAAATTACATCTATTGTATATAGTTCATGAGAACTGTGCTTACAGAAACATTCAATGACCAATTTCTAAAACTAATACTAATTGATGATGACTATGCTTCAGAAACACAGTGAGAACAATGCTGATATCACAGTTTCATGTGTACCTATGGATGAAAGGTATGCAAAAGAGAGTAAATGTACTGATACAGATAATTTTTACACGGTTTGAAAATCTTTACATTGAAAATGCATTGAACTTGATCTGTATGAAAAATCTGTGAAGTTTGCttttatcacaaaaaaaatcaaggaAATTAGCTTATTAAATGTCTTTCAGAAACAATAAACTGTTGGAACTAACCAATGTTGGCTATCTTGTAGCGGTGCATCTGATCATGGGCTGATGAAAGTTGATAGAAGGGGAATGATTACAGAGTTTGTAGGTAATCCAAATGAAGTAGATGTNAACACAATGGTACATTAGCTCTGCCTTAACTCTCACATTTCCNACCCATTTATTCAATGAAATATGAAGTGTTCAAAGCTAATTCATTGTCACCTTTGATAANTGCAGCGTGTTGATACCAGTCTCCTAGGCTTAAGTGAAGAAGAAGCAGAGAAATATCCTTTCCTTTCTCCAATGGGTGTTTTTGTATTCAGAACTGANGTCCTGCTGAAANTGCTAAGGTGGAGCTGTCCTTCCTGCAATGACTTAGAATCTGAAATCATCCCATCTTCTTTGANGNACCANAAAGTCCAAGTGAGAAACAATCCAAACCATNGAATTGAATGCTCTTATGCTAATGAA is a genomic window of Vigna radiata var. radiata cultivar VC1973A unplaced genomic scaffold, Vradiata_ver6 scaffold_1157, whole genome shotgun sequence containing:
- the LOC106752918 gene encoding glucose-1-phosphate adenylyltransferase large subunit 2, chloroplastic-like, with the translated sequence DASRNIIANKGFGIKRTTSGFWGESTKGSLNVRFPNTQPCKSFKAASSKSGIARAVYSPDLDHESPALERSAFQSSKANPENVAAIILGGGAGTRLFPLTRTRAKPAVPIGGCYRLIDIPMSNCINSGIRKVYVLTQFNSCSLNAHLSRTYNIGNGVNFGXGFVEVLAATQTPGESGSKWFQGTADAVRRFTWVFEDAKNKNIENIMIISGDHLCXMDYMQLVEKHSENNADITVSCVPMDESGASDHGLMKVDRRGMITEFVGNPNEVDVNTMRVDTSLLGLSEEEAEKYPFLSPMGVFVFRTXVLLKXLRWSCPSCNDLESEIIPSSLXXXKVQAYMFKNYWKDIGTIKSFFEANLALTEQSPKFEFYDQKRPFFTSPRNLPPTRAIKCRIVDAIISHGCYLDQCKVQHSIVGLRSRLEAGSELQVSLF